A genomic window from Oreochromis aureus strain Israel breed Guangdong unplaced genomic scaffold, ZZ_aureus HiC_scaffold_150, whole genome shotgun sequence includes:
- the LOC120436757 gene encoding C-C chemokine receptor type 6-like — protein sequence MSNQSYTTDMSNQSYSPKMSEDENNYNGSDNLDYDGFCLYHNNQSVADVIGLYVHSIICILGLVGNSLVIVTYAFYKRTKSMTDIYLFNVAIADLLFVLALPFIVYNELWSWPMGQVACKLLRGSYSVNLYSGLLLLACISTDRYIAIVQARRSFRLRSLSYSRIICAIIWIFAILVSVPTFYFYDWYEPSHTNSIMLNDDNQSEILSSEYVCEFKFEDRDTAMAVKVAVPSTQISVGFFLPLFIMIFCYSAIIDTLLKAKNLQRHRAVRLVLVVVAVFIICHLPYNMVLLYDTVTMFQQRTCEEADMLEMAKSALQTIAYMHCCLNPVLYAFVGVNFRNHFRRIFTDLWCLGKKYIAPRLSRVTSDFYMSSTRRSMDVALLSPCEDIRGLISEAPGL from the coding sequence ATGTCCAACCAATCATACACCACTGACATGTCCAACCAATCATACAGCCCAAAGATGTCTGAAGATGAAAATAACTATAATGGCAGTGACAACCTAGATTATGATGGATTTTGTCTTTATCACAACAACCAGAGTGTGGCAGATGTGATTGGCCTGTACGTTCACTCCATCATCTGCATCCTGGGCCTTGTGGGGAACAGCCTGGTCATTGTCACCTACGCCTTCTACAAGAGGACCAAGTCCATGACTGACATCTACCTGTTCAACGTGGCCATCGCCGACCTGCTGTTCGTGCTGGCGCTGCCATTCATCGTCTACAACGAGCTGTGGTCATGGCCGATGGGGCAGGTGGCCTGCAAGCTGCTGCGCGGCTCCTACAGCGTGAACCTGTACAGCGGCTTGCTGCTGCTCGCCTGCATCAGCACCGACCGCTACATCGCCATCGTCCAGGCTCGACGCAGCTTCAGACTGCGCTCGCTGTCATACAGCCGCATCATCTGCGCCATCATCTGGATCTTCGCTATACTCGTGTCCGTCCCCACCTTCTACTTCTACGACTGGTACGAGCCGTCACACACCAATAGCATCATGTTGAACGATGATAACCAAAGCGAGATCCTGAGTTCTGAGTATGTCTGTGAGTTCAAGTTTGAAGACCGAGACACAGCCATGGCGGTGAAGGTGGCCGTCCCCAGCACCCAGATCAGTGTGGGTTTCTTTCTGCCACTCTTCATCATGATCTTCTGCTACAGTGCCATCATCGACACCCTGCTGAAGGCCAAAAATCTCCAGCGGCACAGAGCGGTGCGATTGGTGCTGGTGGTTGTGGCCGTTTTCATCATCTGCCACCTGCCCTACAACATGGTGCTGCTGTACGACACGGTCACCATGTTTCAGCAGCGCACGTGTGAGGAGGCGGACATGCTGGAGATGGCCAAGTCGGCGTTGCAGACCATTGCTTACATGCACTGCTGCCTGAACCCGGTGCTGTACGCCTTCGTGGGGGTGAACTTCAGGAATCACTTCAGGAGGATCTTCACGGACCTGTGGTGTCTTGGAAAGAAGTACATTGCCCCCCGCCTCTCCAGAGTCACCTCTGACTTCTACATGTCCTCCACTCGGCGCTCGATGGACGTGGCGCTTCTTTCGCCATGTGAAGACATTCGTGGGTTGATCTCTGAAGCTCCAGGTCTCTAA